A genomic segment from Gracilimonas sediminicola encodes:
- the atpG gene encoding ATP synthase F1 subunit gamma, protein MANLRDIRNRISSVNNTQQITKAMKMVAAAKLRKAQDRMTQTRPYASKIEEVAGRLADNSSATNPVMRKPEEVKNVLFIVVGSDRGLCGGFNNNLFKEVESRLHSDFQNHLDNKTLSLVTIGKKASAHFKKRKYNVINSFPGFFDDIKYDATSRIMEAATAQFVDGDFDEVFIAYNEFKSVIAQNRKVQKVLPIDTEDITKSDSGNASKQAIDYLYEPNSQAILDRLLPLHLNMQLWRAVLESNASEQGARMTAMDSATENAKDLERDLRLEYNQARQSAITTEISEIVSGAQALSEN, encoded by the coding sequence ATGGCGAATCTTCGAGACATACGAAACCGGATATCATCTGTAAATAACACACAGCAGATTACCAAAGCTATGAAGATGGTAGCTGCTGCCAAGCTTAGAAAAGCCCAGGACCGCATGACCCAAACGCGGCCTTATGCTTCTAAGATTGAAGAAGTTGCAGGCCGGCTTGCTGATAACAGCAGTGCCACCAATCCGGTAATGCGTAAACCCGAAGAGGTGAAAAATGTACTTTTTATCGTTGTGGGATCTGATCGCGGATTATGCGGTGGGTTCAACAACAACCTTTTTAAAGAAGTAGAAAGCCGTTTGCATAGTGATTTCCAAAATCACCTGGATAACAAAACATTATCACTGGTTACCATTGGAAAGAAAGCTTCGGCTCACTTCAAAAAAAGAAAGTATAACGTAATTAACAGCTTCCCCGGCTTTTTTGATGATATTAAGTATGATGCCACATCAAGAATAATGGAAGCTGCAACGGCACAATTTGTTGATGGTGATTTTGACGAAGTATTTATCGCCTATAATGAATTTAAGTCTGTAATTGCACAGAACCGTAAAGTTCAAAAGGTACTTCCTATAGATACAGAGGATATCACAAAAAGTGATTCTGGTAATGCATCTAAGCAAGCTATTGATTACCTTTACGAGCCGAATTCGCAGGCAATATTAGATCGATTGTTGCCTTTGCATTTAAACATGCAGCTATGGCGAGCCGTACTTGAGTCGAATGCTTCTGAGCAGGGTGCACGAATGACCGCAATGGACAGTGCAACCGAAAATGCTAAGGACCTCGAACGAGATTTACGACTTGAGTACAATCAGGCCCGACAAAGTGCGATTACCACAGAAATTTCTGAGATTGTATCTGGTGCGCAAGCACTGAGTGAAAATTAG
- the atpA gene encoding F0F1 ATP synthase subunit alpha, with protein MSQVRPDEVSAILRKQLSGFDNEADTYDVGTVLEVGDGIARVYGLSKVQAGELVELPDSKNEKGEPVTGMVLNLEEDNVGIVLFGSSSAVQEGHTVKRTNDIASINVGEGLLGRVIDPLGNPIDGKGAVSGDTIRLPLERKAPGVIYREPVKEPLQTGLKSIDSLIPIGRGQRELIIGDRQTGKTSVAVDTIINQKATQGTEKPVHCIYVAVGQKGSTVAGIRKVLEENGAMDYTTIVSAPASASAPMRYIAPFAGATIGEYFRDTGRHALVIYDDLSKQAVAYRELSLLLKRPPGREAYPGDVFYLHSRLLERAAKIINDDKVAGEMNNIPEELKPKVKGGGSLTALPVIETQAGDVSAYIPTNVISITDGQIFLDTDLFNQGIRPAIDVGTSVSRVGGSAQVKSMKKLSGTLKLDLAQYRELEAFAKFGSDLDASTQAQLRKGERTVELLKQDVYQPLPVEQQIALLKINDEGLLDKLAVEQIEEFESQYLETVGIKYEDEMSKLAQSGVLDDTFGSQLIEVAESVIDQVTATN; from the coding sequence ATGAGTCAAGTCAGACCAGACGAAGTTTCAGCCATATTACGAAAACAATTATCAGGCTTTGACAACGAAGCTGATACCTACGATGTAGGTACCGTACTCGAAGTGGGTGACGGTATCGCTCGCGTGTATGGGCTTTCTAAAGTGCAGGCCGGTGAATTGGTTGAACTGCCGGATTCAAAAAATGAAAAAGGCGAACCTGTAACCGGAATGGTACTTAACCTGGAGGAAGATAACGTTGGTATCGTACTCTTCGGTTCATCAAGTGCTGTTCAGGAAGGGCACACCGTAAAACGTACCAATGATATCGCATCCATCAACGTAGGCGAAGGCCTGCTTGGGCGTGTGATTGATCCACTGGGCAATCCCATTGACGGAAAAGGTGCGGTAAGCGGAGACACTATTCGACTTCCGCTTGAGCGTAAAGCTCCGGGGGTAATTTACCGTGAGCCGGTAAAAGAGCCCCTTCAAACAGGTCTGAAATCCATTGACTCTTTGATTCCAATCGGCCGTGGTCAGCGTGAGTTGATTATTGGTGACCGACAAACAGGTAAAACTTCTGTAGCTGTTGATACCATTATTAACCAGAAGGCTACACAGGGAACTGAAAAACCAGTTCACTGTATCTATGTGGCCGTTGGTCAAAAAGGTTCAACCGTAGCCGGAATTCGTAAGGTTCTGGAAGAAAATGGAGCTATGGACTATACCACAATCGTATCGGCTCCTGCCAGTGCTTCTGCACCTATGCGTTACATTGCGCCTTTTGCCGGAGCTACTATTGGTGAGTATTTCCGCGATACCGGCCGACATGCGCTTGTAATCTATGATGACCTTTCCAAGCAAGCGGTAGCTTACCGTGAGCTTTCCCTGTTGCTGAAACGTCCTCCGGGCCGTGAAGCATATCCGGGTGATGTATTCTACCTGCACAGCCGACTTCTGGAGCGAGCTGCTAAAATCATTAATGATGATAAAGTAGCAGGAGAGATGAACAACATCCCTGAAGAACTTAAGCCAAAAGTAAAAGGCGGTGGGTCGCTGACGGCACTTCCGGTTATTGAAACCCAGGCCGGTGACGTATCTGCTTATATCCCAACCAACGTAATTTCTATTACTGATGGCCAGATCTTCCTTGATACAGATCTGTTTAACCAGGGTATTCGTCCCGCTATCGACGTAGGTACTTCGGTATCTCGTGTAGGTGGATCTGCCCAGGTGAAATCCATGAAGAAACTTTCTGGTACACTGAAGCTTGACCTTGCGCAGTATCGTGAGCTGGAAGCTTTTGCTAAATTCGGTTCTGATCTGGATGCCTCCACTCAGGCACAGCTTCGTAAAGGAGAGCGTACGGTAGAGCTGCTTAAGCAGGATGTTTACCAACCGCTGCCTGTTGAACAGCAAATCGCCCTTCTGAAAATTAATGACGAAGGCCTGCTTGATAAGCTTGCTGTAGAGCAAATTGAAGAGTTTGAGAGCCAGTACCTTGAAACTGTTGGCATCAAGTATGAAGATGAGATGAGCAAATTGGCGCAAAGCGGTGTTTTAGATGACACTTTTGGCAGCCAGCTTATCGAAGTAGCGGAATCCGTAATTGATCAGGTTACAGCAACCAACTAA
- the atpH gene encoding ATP synthase F1 subunit delta → MLVSKAARRYATALLGLAKEQDAVERTFEDVQFIKNTVEGSRDLQLFLKSPVIKPDKKANALEALFEGKVSELVYRFVTLIARKNRQNIIGEITHAFTDIYNEYAGIIEAEVFVANEIDDKQKDQVIKRLEDVTGKKVNITVKVQEDLKGGMAIKIADTVIDGTIKHKLEQLEDVFLNTATE, encoded by the coding sequence ATGCTGGTATCTAAAGCGGCACGCCGTTACGCCACTGCACTTTTAGGGCTCGCTAAAGAACAGGATGCAGTAGAACGCACCTTCGAGGATGTTCAATTCATTAAGAACACCGTTGAAGGATCCCGTGATCTGCAGTTATTTCTGAAGAGCCCGGTTATCAAGCCAGATAAAAAAGCAAATGCACTGGAAGCTCTTTTCGAAGGAAAAGTTAGTGAACTGGTGTATAGGTTTGTCACCCTGATTGCGCGTAAAAATCGTCAAAACATAATTGGCGAAATAACGCATGCTTTTACTGATATCTACAATGAATATGCAGGTATCATTGAAGCAGAAGTGTTTGTTGCCAATGAAATTGATGACAAACAAAAAGATCAGGTCATAAAAAGACTGGAAGATGTAACCGGCAAAAAGGTGAATATCACAGTTAAAGTGCAGGAAGACCTGAAAGGCGGTATGGCCATAAAAATAGCTGATACAGTTATTGACGGTACCATCAAGCATAAATTGGAACAGCTTGAAGATGTATTCCTGAATACAGCAACGGAATAA
- the atpF gene encoding F0F1 ATP synthase subunit B, translated as MLLLAGGGGLLSFNTGFAWWIAITMVVFILLMSKYAVPPIMKALEERESKIKDSLESAEKALAKAEQISKDNEKALREAEVKAQQIRKEAAEEAELIRSERIKKAKEEADQLIEQARTSIEQEKKQALVELREEVAKLAVKSASIIIDSELDTEKNNKLVDSFLSDLPKN; from the coding sequence ATGCTACTTTTAGCAGGCGGAGGGGGGTTACTCTCATTCAACACCGGGTTTGCCTGGTGGATTGCCATCACTATGGTTGTTTTCATCCTATTGATGTCAAAATATGCAGTACCCCCTATTATGAAAGCGCTTGAAGAGCGAGAGTCTAAAATTAAAGACTCCTTGGAGTCTGCAGAGAAAGCCCTGGCGAAAGCCGAGCAAATCTCTAAAGATAACGAGAAAGCTCTTCGGGAAGCTGAAGTAAAAGCACAGCAGATTCGTAAAGAAGCTGCTGAAGAGGCGGAATTAATCCGCTCCGAACGCATCAAGAAAGCGAAAGAAGAGGCTGATCAATTGATTGAGCAAGCCAGAACTTCTATTGAGCAAGAAAAGAAACAAGCTTTGGTTGAATTGAGAGAAGAGGTGGCAAAACTTGCCGTGAAATCTGCTTCTATCATAATCGATTCAGAGCTTGATACTGAAAAGAATAACAAGCTGGTGGATAGTTTTCTGTCCGACCTTCCGAAAAATTAA
- the atpE gene encoding ATP synthase F0 subunit C: protein MGLLAAGIGAGIVAIGAGLGIGMIGKAATESIARQPEASGDIRGAMLLTAVFIEGVALFCAVICALIIFLG, encoded by the coding sequence ATGGGACTTTTAGCAGCAGGTATTGGAGCAGGAATCGTAGCAATTGGTGCCGGACTTGGTATCGGAATGATCGGTAAAGCCGCCACAGAAAGTATTGCGCGTCAGCCTGAAGCTTCCGGAGATATCCGTGGTGCTATGCTTTTAACCGCAGTATTTATTGAGGGTGTTGCTCTCTTCTGTGCGGTTATTTGTGCACTGATCATCTTCTTGGGTTAA
- the atpB gene encoding F0F1 ATP synthase subunit A: protein MIQTLRRVFLTLLFLSISTSNTFAADQAEGEDEPIIDVMGTVLDHDYFKTPFGKVYLPRIFYWEDASGETQLSFYSSTKKAEASGEFAMSEAGAIIPADGGHIKIDFSITSHLMYFWISVILVLWITISMARKYKKGVGRETEPKGSFQNIFEILFEFVRDNIAKDNIRDDKYKKYVPYLFSIFMGIAFMNLFGLLPWAATATADLTVTATLATITFFITQFSGTKDHWAHVFWFPGVPGWTRLILTPVEILGLFTKPFALAIRLFANMLSGKMMIIAILGLIFIFADLFGPGGAYGMAGLLSVPLTAALYFLKAFVALLQAYVFTILSAVFIGMAAEDHAHDEEGYHAEHIAEQAN from the coding sequence ATGATTCAAACCCTGCGTCGAGTTTTCTTAACTCTTTTATTTTTAAGTATAAGCACCTCAAACACTTTTGCGGCTGACCAGGCGGAAGGAGAAGATGAGCCGATAATCGATGTAATGGGTACCGTTCTTGATCACGATTATTTCAAAACCCCATTTGGTAAAGTTTATCTCCCCCGCATTTTCTATTGGGAAGATGCTTCCGGTGAAACTCAACTAAGTTTCTACAGCTCTACCAAAAAAGCTGAAGCATCTGGTGAGTTTGCAATGTCAGAGGCCGGTGCGATCATTCCAGCTGATGGCGGTCACATTAAAATCGATTTTTCCATCACTTCTCACCTTATGTACTTTTGGATTAGTGTGATCCTTGTACTTTGGATTACCATTTCGATGGCTCGTAAGTATAAAAAAGGAGTTGGGCGAGAAACAGAACCAAAAGGAAGTTTCCAGAATATATTTGAAATCCTTTTTGAGTTTGTTCGTGATAATATTGCCAAGGATAATATCCGCGATGACAAGTACAAGAAGTATGTGCCGTACTTGTTCTCCATTTTTATGGGTATTGCTTTTATGAACCTCTTTGGTTTATTGCCATGGGCGGCTACCGCTACAGCCGATTTAACCGTTACAGCAACGCTGGCAACTATTACTTTTTTCATTACTCAGTTTAGCGGAACCAAAGATCACTGGGCGCACGTATTCTGGTTTCCGGGTGTTCCCGGCTGGACCCGCCTGATTTTGACTCCGGTTGAAATCCTGGGTCTTTTTACCAAGCCGTTTGCTCTCGCTATTCGACTTTTTGCCAACATGTTATCAGGAAAGATGATGATTATCGCGATCCTCGGGTTGATCTTCATTTTTGCTGATCTCTTTGGTCCCGGTGGGGCCTATGGGATGGCAGGTCTGTTATCCGTACCTCTAACTGCAGCATTGTATTTTCTAAAGGCTTTTGTGGCCTTGTTGCAGGCGTATGTATTCACCATTCTTTCAGCCGTATTCATTGGAATGGCTGCCGAAGATCATGCGCATGACGAGGAAGGGTATCACGCAGAGCATATTGCTGAACAAGCAAATTGA
- a CDS encoding AtpZ/AtpI family protein, with product MLHNLLPDKYAEYVGLGLEIAVSMALPIVGGYYLDQYFELTPWLTLTGVLVGMGNFGLMIARIAKKLNQQDNDKK from the coding sequence TTGCTTCACAACCTGCTGCCCGACAAATACGCTGAATATGTAGGCCTTGGGTTAGAAATTGCTGTTTCAATGGCACTGCCTATTGTAGGCGGGTATTACCTTGATCAATATTTTGAACTCACGCCCTGGCTCACGTTAACCGGGGTATTGGTTGGAATGGGTAATTTCGGGTTGATGATAGCACGAATAGCAAAAAAGCTAAATCAACAGGATAATGATAAAAAATAA
- a CDS encoding bactofilin family protein → MLNSKKSTSTNNVSENANHSPSVNILSEGTKLKGDLNSQTDIRIAGVIDGEAVSKGKLIVTGNGKIIGNITSSDADIAGRVEGEVKVSNKLTLRESAIIDGNIYTKTLIVEEGAQINGSCRMGSDAKSLSEKSDADYAGDTKVKS, encoded by the coding sequence ATGCTAAATTCAAAAAAATCTACAAGTACTAATAACGTTTCTGAGAATGCAAACCACTCACCGTCAGTCAATATTTTGAGTGAGGGAACTAAACTAAAGGGTGATCTTAATTCTCAGACCGACATTCGCATAGCCGGAGTCATTGATGGGGAAGCGGTTTCAAAAGGAAAATTGATTGTAACGGGCAACGGTAAAATTATCGGAAACATCACTTCTTCTGATGCCGACATTGCCGGAAGGGTAGAAGGGGAAGTAAAAGTATCGAACAAACTTACCCTGAGAGAGAGCGCCATTATTGATGGAAACATCTACACCAAAACCCTTATTGTTGAAGAAGGTGCACAAATAAATGGCTCTTGCCGTATGGGATCTGATGCAAAATCACTCTCCGAAAAAAGCGACGCCGACTATGCCGGCGATACCAAAGTTAAATCCTGA
- a CDS encoding M23 family metallopeptidase, with amino-acid sequence MIDLLKKLFEQRQKKITVILLDDSKPDEDNSYMVYPNGLFGMILGISTVFAIFVALVFMLTPLGGLLYSTDDAEIRAQILEVTQKAIALEDSLRQRDMQLREMKNIIRLSIDTTLAMDERFDNLFDPNDPFQNSDFINFDESAQFNRLSQNEVLFSNVSKTAPDFPAKYPVQGSLTRGYMPDDEHYGLDIATKNNEPVINIADGSVFNSSWTINNGYVISVQHSEGVVTTYKHLSKLNKKEGDLVLKGDILGEIGNAGVLSTGPHLHFEIWKNGVPQNPEVYLIK; translated from the coding sequence ATGATTGATCTGCTTAAAAAATTATTTGAACAGCGACAGAAGAAAATCACAGTGATTTTGCTGGATGACTCCAAGCCGGATGAGGATAATTCCTATATGGTGTATCCCAATGGTTTGTTTGGTATGATTCTGGGGATATCCACTGTATTTGCTATTTTTGTGGCGCTTGTTTTTATGTTGACGCCGCTGGGTGGGTTGCTTTACAGTACCGATGATGCTGAAATTCGTGCACAGATTTTGGAAGTTACACAGAAGGCCATTGCTCTTGAAGACTCCCTTCGCCAGCGGGATATGCAGCTCCGGGAAATGAAGAACATAATCCGGTTGAGTATTGATACTACACTGGCCATGGACGAACGTTTTGATAACTTGTTTGATCCTAATGACCCTTTTCAGAATTCTGATTTTATAAACTTTGATGAATCCGCGCAATTTAACCGGCTCAGCCAAAATGAAGTCTTATTTTCCAATGTATCTAAAACAGCGCCTGATTTCCCGGCAAAGTATCCGGTACAGGGCTCTTTAACCCGTGGGTATATGCCTGACGATGAACATTATGGCTTAGACATAGCCACAAAAAACAACGAGCCTGTCATAAATATTGCTGACGGCTCCGTTTTTAATAGTAGTTGGACAATTAATAATGGATATGTAATATCCGTGCAACACAGTGAAGGTGTGGTTACAACCTATAAGCACCTTTCTAAATTAAATAAGAAGGAAGGCGACCTTGTTTTAAAAGGTGATATTCTTGGCGAAATTGGAAATGCCGGGGTATTAAGCACAGGGCCGCATCTCCATTTTGAAATATGGAAAAATGGAGTACCTCAAAATCCGGAAGTCTATTTAATCAAATAA
- a CDS encoding glycosyltransferase has product MKNVLFIVYYFPPMGGSGVQRPLKFAKYLRDFGWNPIILCPESGAYHTFDGSLQQEVEDLNLEVHRVEANTPFHRTGQSRREVKVPGTIAKILRWFSTFFFIPDNKKSWIEPGLEKALELVKEKDIDAVFASGPPHSNLMLAQQLKEKTGIPVIMDLRDDWVESHLIKYPTAWHKKKMEQLEIDTLTKANALLTINEEIAWSITSRVLKEVEVIGHGYDPEDFESAGEMASGSPQKLKFLYSGTFYPESTPDSFLKGVHRLLKHNPELKDSIELQFQGGLNSKHWKVIHELDLTSIVLDFGYVDHDLAVKNLMNADVLWLNIGQKKNPEIISLGKTSEYFATRKPVLGLVPEGSAKTMLEKYGKAFIADPYDITEIAGQLSAIVECYQKGSWPEHSDEVVESYNRKKLAGKLAHMLDEISVQ; this is encoded by the coding sequence ATGAAAAACGTACTCTTCATTGTCTATTATTTTCCTCCGATGGGAGGGAGTGGCGTGCAGCGCCCCCTCAAGTTTGCTAAATACCTGAGAGATTTTGGCTGGAACCCGATCATATTATGTCCGGAATCGGGAGCCTATCACACCTTTGATGGATCCCTTCAGCAGGAAGTTGAAGACCTTAACCTTGAAGTGCACAGAGTAGAGGCCAATACTCCATTTCACCGAACCGGTCAAAGTCGCCGGGAAGTAAAAGTGCCAGGGACAATCGCTAAAATTTTACGCTGGTTTTCTACCTTTTTCTTCATTCCCGATAACAAGAAAAGCTGGATTGAACCCGGCCTGGAAAAAGCCCTGGAACTGGTTAAAGAGAAGGATATTGATGCAGTTTTTGCAAGCGGTCCGCCCCACAGTAATTTAATGCTGGCTCAACAGCTGAAGGAAAAGACCGGTATTCCTGTTATTATGGATCTGAGGGATGATTGGGTGGAAAGTCACCTTATTAAATACCCAACGGCCTGGCACAAAAAGAAGATGGAGCAGCTGGAAATTGACACCCTCACTAAAGCTAATGCCCTTCTTACTATTAATGAGGAAATAGCCTGGAGCATCACTTCAAGAGTGCTAAAGGAAGTGGAAGTAATCGGGCATGGATATGATCCGGAAGATTTTGAGTCGGCCGGTGAGATGGCATCAGGTTCACCCCAAAAATTAAAGTTTCTGTACAGCGGTACCTTTTACCCCGAAAGCACGCCGGACTCTTTTTTAAAGGGGGTACATAGATTATTGAAACATAATCCGGAGCTCAAAGATAGCATAGAGCTTCAGTTTCAGGGCGGGTTGAATAGCAAACACTGGAAGGTGATTCATGAGTTGGATTTAACTTCGATAGTGTTGGATTTTGGGTATGTAGATCATGATTTAGCCGTGAAAAATTTGATGAATGCGGATGTACTGTGGCTGAATATTGGCCAGAAAAAGAACCCTGAAATCATTTCCCTTGGAAAAACGAGTGAATACTTTGCAACAAGGAAACCGGTTTTGGGTCTTGTTCCCGAGGGAAGTGCAAAAACGATGCTGGAAAAATATGGAAAAGCATTTATTGCAGATCCCTACGATATAACAGAGATTGCCGGGCAGCTGTCAGCGATTGTAGAATGTTACCAAAAAGGTAGCTGGCCGGAACATTCGGATGAGGTGGTTGAGTCATATAACCGTAAAAAGCTGGCGGGCAAATTAGCGCATATGTTAGATGAAATTTCTGTTCAATAA
- the guaB gene encoding IMP dehydrogenase, giving the protein MYKMNNSSPFERITRQGLTYDDVLLVPNFSQVLPRDVDTTVQLTPSLKLNVPIISAAMDTVSEYRLAIALAREGGIAMLHKNMSIEDQAEHVRLVKRSESGMIVDPVTLKEGATVREARALMKKQKIGGIPIVDETGILVGIVTNRDLRFESELNKKLGDIMTHEDLITAKEGTNLKQAEQILQHYKVEKLPIVDANNKLVGLITFKDIEKKMNFPNACKDEMGRLRVGAAVGVTADTMDRVDALVAASVDAITVDTAHGHSKGVLETIKKIKSAYPDLNVIGGNIATKAAAEALAEAGADVVKVGVGPGSICTTRVVTGVGVPQLSAVMEVAEFTRENGIGLIADGGIKQTGDIPKAIAGGADAVMMGSMFAGVDESPGETIIYESRKYKSYRGMGSISAMNKGSKDRYFQDVEDDINKLVPEGIEGRVPFKGYLSEVVHQMSGGLRAAMGYAGAANIDDMKKAEFVQISAASYRESHPHSVQITKEAPNYSVS; this is encoded by the coding sequence ATGTACAAAATGAATAACTCCTCTCCCTTTGAACGCATTACGCGACAGGGACTTACGTACGATGATGTACTTCTGGTCCCAAATTTTTCACAGGTTTTGCCACGCGATGTAGATACCACCGTTCAGCTAACGCCTTCACTAAAACTGAACGTACCTATCATCAGTGCAGCAATGGATACGGTTTCTGAATACCGCTTGGCTATTGCGCTGGCCCGGGAAGGGGGAATCGCAATGCTTCACAAAAACATGAGTATTGAAGATCAGGCTGAGCATGTTCGGTTGGTGAAAAGAAGTGAGAGCGGGATGATTGTTGATCCGGTTACGCTGAAAGAAGGCGCAACGGTTCGTGAAGCCCGGGCACTCATGAAAAAGCAGAAGATTGGTGGAATTCCCATCGTGGATGAGACCGGAATTTTAGTAGGGATTGTGACAAACAGAGATCTTCGTTTTGAATCGGAGCTGAATAAAAAGCTCGGTGATATAATGACACACGAAGATTTGATCACCGCCAAAGAAGGAACCAACCTGAAACAGGCCGAACAGATTCTGCAGCATTATAAGGTTGAGAAACTCCCAATTGTAGATGCCAATAATAAGTTGGTTGGTCTGATCACCTTCAAGGATATCGAAAAGAAAATGAACTTCCCGAATGCCTGTAAGGATGAAATGGGAAGATTGAGAGTAGGTGCAGCCGTTGGCGTTACCGCCGATACAATGGACCGCGTAGATGCTCTGGTAGCTGCAAGTGTTGACGCCATCACAGTTGATACCGCACACGGACATTCCAAAGGCGTGCTCGAAACCATCAAGAAAATCAAAAGCGCGTACCCTGACCTGAACGTAATTGGCGGGAACATTGCCACCAAGGCAGCTGCAGAAGCCTTAGCGGAAGCCGGTGCCGATGTAGTGAAAGTAGGAGTTGGGCCGGGTTCAATTTGTACCACCCGGGTGGTAACCGGAGTTGGAGTTCCCCAGTTAAGTGCGGTAATGGAAGTGGCCGAATTTACCCGTGAGAATGGTATTGGCCTGATTGCAGACGGAGGCATCAAGCAAACCGGTGACATCCCCAAAGCTATTGCCGGCGGTGCCGATGCCGTTATGATGGGCTCTATGTTTGCCGGTGTGGATGAAAGTCCGGGAGAGACCATTATCTATGAATCCCGTAAGTACAAATCTTACCGTGGAATGGGAAGCATCAGTGCGATGAACAAAGGCTCTAAAGATCGCTACTTCCAGGATGTGGAGGACGATATCAATAAACTGGTTCCTGAAGGAATTGAAGGCCGTGTGCCATTTAAGGGATATCTAAGTGAAGTTGTTCACCAGATGTCGGGCGGACTAAGAGCTGCCATGGGCTATGCAGGTGCTGCCAATATCGATGATATGAAGAAAGCTGAGTTTGTTCAGATTTCAGCAGCTTCTTACCGTGAAAGTCACCCGCATTCGGTGCAAATCACTAAGGAAGCGCCGAACTACTCGGTATCCTGA
- the folD gene encoding bifunctional methylenetetrahydrofolate dehydrogenase/methenyltetrahydrofolate cyclohydrolase FolD, with amino-acid sequence MSAEIIDGKKVAELVRNRVREDVEDWTAKGNRAPFLQVILVGDDPASKVYTGAKTRACEEVGIETHTEILQDTISAKELKSIIQQYNEDDSVDGILVQLPLPAHLSSHDVIESIDHRKDVDGFHPMNVGRLTVDQPCFRSCTPAGIMELFKHYSIPVKAKHAVVVGASNIVGSPMAIMLSRENSSGKATTTICHKYTKDLTQHTISADILIAAAGQPHLIKAEMIKEGAVIIDVGINRIADETAEKGYKLVGDVDFESVKKKASWITPVPGGVGPMTVAMLMKNTLLAAKKSIYPE; translated from the coding sequence ATGAGTGCAGAAATTATTGATGGCAAGAAAGTAGCAGAATTAGTCCGTAACCGCGTTCGGGAGGATGTGGAAGACTGGACGGCGAAGGGAAATCGGGCGCCGTTCCTGCAGGTGATTTTAGTAGGTGATGACCCGGCCTCTAAAGTGTATACGGGTGCCAAAACCCGGGCCTGTGAAGAGGTGGGCATCGAAACACATACCGAAATATTGCAGGATACCATATCTGCTAAAGAGCTTAAATCGATCATTCAGCAGTATAATGAAGACGACTCCGTGGATGGCATCCTGGTTCAGCTCCCATTACCGGCACATCTATCTTCTCATGACGTGATTGAAAGCATCGACCATCGTAAGGATGTGGATGGTTTTCATCCCATGAATGTAGGAAGGCTTACGGTTGACCAGCCTTGTTTTCGCAGTTGCACCCCGGCGGGAATTATGGAGCTTTTCAAACATTATAGTATCCCCGTAAAGGCCAAGCATGCTGTTGTAGTTGGGGCCAGCAACATTGTGGGGTCGCCTATGGCGATTATGCTGTCCAGGGAAAATTCATCCGGTAAAGCAACTACAACCATTTGCCATAAGTACACCAAAGATCTGACTCAGCATACAATTTCGGCTGACATTCTGATTGCTGCAGCAGGCCAGCCTCACCTGATTAAAGCTGAGATGATTAAGGAAGGGGCGGTGATTATTGATGTGGGAATTAACCGTATAGCTGATGAAACCGCTGAAAAAGGATACAAGCTGGTTGGTGATGTGGACTTTGAGTCGGTTAAGAAAAAAGCCAGCTGGATTACTCCGGTCCCCGGTGGTGTTGGCCCGATGACGGTTGCCATGCTGATGAAAAATACATTGCTGGCAGCTAAAAAGAGTATTTATCCGGAGTAA